From the genome of Gemmatimonadota bacterium:
GGGTCGTCCCACCGCTTCGAGCTGCGCGAGGCACCCACCGGTGGGGTGACGGTGGAACTCGAGCTGCCGTATCGCGAAGGGGAGGCCGTCGCCCGAACCGCTGCGTCGCCGATGACCGTCGCCGATGCCATGGCCGCGACCGACCTCGACGACCCCTCGACCTGGCGCACGGGTGAGTACTCGACCGTCTTCCCCGACCTCGAGGTGGTACGGCCCGAGGCGCCTCCCGAGGCGCGCGAGGCCGAGGTGGTGCCCACGCCGCAGTGGCAGGCGAGTGGGAGCTTCCGCGCGGCCCGGCGGGCCACGCCCGAGGCGACGGGGGCCTTCGTGTCGGCCGAACAGCCGGTCCTCGCGCCGACCCCCGGCCTGTCCTGGCGCGCATGGAGTGGCATCGGGGCGCTCTGGTTCGCCATGGCTGTCCTGTGGACCAACCAGATGGTGCTGTACTCGGCGTCGATGCGTCCGAGCGACGACTACTCGTGGCTGGGGTTGGCGCGGCTGCAGGTCGCGACGTCGATCATCTGGCTCGCCCTGTCGCCGGTGGTGGTGGCGCTGGCGCGACGGTTCCGCATCGATGCCACCAACTGGATGCGGATCCTCCCGCTGCACGCGCTCTTTGGCGTCTGCGCAGGGTTGGTGCACACCGGGGTCATGCAGCTGTCGGGGCTGAGCCAGCTCCCCGTGCTGTCGCCTGGCAACATGAACCCGCTCACCGGCGACTTCTTCGTCTACTTCGGATTGTTGGCCTGGTCCCACGCGCGCGACTTCGTGAGCTGGTACCGTGCGCGGGAGCTTGAAGGGGCGCGGCTGTCGGCACGCATCGCTGGATCGCGCTTCCAGGCGTTGCGCGTGCAGCTGCGACCGCAGTTTCTCCTTGCCACGCTGGACCTGCTCGCCGAGCTGGTGCATCGCGACGTGCCACGGACCGAACGGCTCATCACGCGACTCGCCGACACGCTGCGACTCACGCTGGAACTCGGGCGCGACGCGACGTCCTCGCTCAAGCAGGAACTCGAGCTGCTGCAGGCCTGTGTCGAGACACACCGCGATGGGATCCGTCCCGGGGTGCAGCTGGTGGCCAACGTCCCCACATCGCTGCTCCCCCTGCGTATCCCGAGTCGCCTCGTCTGCACCATGGTCGATGAACTGCTCGCCGCCGATTCGTTGAATCCCGGTGCCCCGCTCACCGTACGGGTGGACGTGGAACGGGTGGCCGACGTGACCCGCATTCGCTTGAAGGGGGACGCGGCGTGGGGGGGACGGGCCGGTGGGTCGCACGCCTGGTGGCGCACCAAGAGCGTCGCCGAGGCCGCGGTGGCCGACGCGGGGGCGCTGGTGAGCGTGACCTTCCCCGACCGCGCATCGGCGGTGCTGCTGGTCGCCGATGCACGCGTTGCGTCGAATCCCGAAGCCGCGCCCGAGTGGGCGGCGGCCGTAGCCTAACGCTCGACAGGAGAACGCCGATGCCGATTCGCGTGCTGGTCGTGGACGACGAGCCCATCGCTCGACGTCGCGTGCGCCGCCTCCTTCGCCTCGAGCCCGACGTCGATGTCATCGACGAAGTGGGGAGCGGCGGTGAAGCGATTGCCGCGATCAAGCAGGAACGCCCCGACCTCGTCCTGCTGGACGTGCAGATGCCGGACGTCGACGGCTTCGGGGTGGTTGGGGCGCTCGGGGCGGAGCACATGCCGCCGACCATCTTCGTGACGGCGTTCAACGAGTACGCCGTCCGCGCCTTCGACGTCAACGCGATCGACTATCTGCTCAAGCCCTACGATCCGGAGCGATTCCGCTCGGCGTTCCAGCGCGCCCGCTCGCACCTCGAGCGCATCTCGTCGGCCGAACAGGGGCGGAAGATCCGGGCGTTGCTCGAGCAGGTGCTGGGCGAGGATCGCACCAGCGCCGCGCTGGCCGATCGCCCGGCGCAGCCCATGGGGGGGCAGGCCGCGATGCCGCGCACGCGCTTCCTCGATCGCCTGATGGTCAAGCACGATGGACGCGTCTTCTTCGTCAAGGTCAGCGACGTCGACTGGTTCGAGGCGTCCGGCAACTACGTGCGCGTCCATACCGGCAAGGTCTCGCACCTCATCCGCGAGACCATGCACCACGTCGAGGCCCAGCTCGATCCGTCGATGTTCGTGCGCATTCACCGCGCCGTGATCGTGAATATCGACCGGATCAAGGAGCTCCAACCGTGGTTTGCGGGTGACTATGTGGTGATCCTGCGGGACGGGCGACAGCTCAAGCTCAGCCGCACCTATCGCGAGCACCTGCAGTCGCGCATGCACCGCTTCGCGTAGGGCCTCGCGGGGGGGGCGTTGGTGAACGCGTCATGCATCGGCGGGCCCCTCCGGGGCGCCCGCCGATCGCCGTCCGGAGGAGGGCGGGGCCCGCCATCGGGACTCCCCGTTCACGGCGACTCAAGAGCACGTGCGCTGCGGTCGATACCGTAAGCAGCAGCCTCGGGTTCGTCTGAGGTCGCCTTCCATCGCCGCCCACGCTTCGCCGGCCCGCATGCCCCTCCCTGCAGACCCCACCGCTCGCCGCACGCTTCTCGATCGTGCCCGCATCGGCGTCGATCGATCGCTCGGCCTGCTGCTCCTCCTGCACCTGCCTGTCGCCCTCGTCCTGGCGACGTTGCACGGGACGTGGTTCGCCGCGCTGGGCGTTGGGGCCCCGGTCTCGCTGGTCGTCTTCTGGCTCTCGCGCGTCCGTCCCGGCACGACGCTGACTCGACTGGCGGTGTCGGCGGCGTTCATGGTCTACTCGGCGATCTTCATCCATCAGAGCGATGGAATGGTGGAGGCGCACTTCCACGTCTTCGTGTCGCTCGCCTTCCTGCTGTCGTACCGGGACTGGCGCGCACCGGTGGTGGCGGCGGCGGTAATCGCGGTGCATCACGTCGCCTTCATGGTGCTCCAGAACAGCGGCGTCGGCGTCCACTTGCTGCCGCACGGGCAGTGCACGCTGGGGATCGTGGCCATTCACGCCGCCTTCGTGGTCATGGAAACCGCGGTCCTCGTCTGGCTCGCCAATGGCCTCCAGCGCGAGGTAATGGAATCCGATCAGCTGCAGCAGGTGGCGCACGAGTTGGCGGCCGGCAACGTCGAGGTGGACGTGCAGGGGGGCGAGACCGCCGAGGCCTATCGCAAGGTCATCGTCGCGGTGCGCTCCCTCGTCGCCGAGGCTGGGGCCGTCTCCAGCGCGGCCCAGAAGAACGACTTCACCCGGCGCGGCAACGCCTCGCTCTTCGAGGGATCATACAAGCACGTCATCAACGATCTCAACGCGTCCATGGACGCGGTGCAGCACGCCCACGCGCAGGCGGCCAGCGAGCGCGACGACGTGCTCCGTTTTCTCCGCGCGCTGCAGAAGGCGGTCGACCGCCTGGCCAACTGCGACATGACGGCGCGCCTTGGTGGGAAGTTCAGCGGGGACCAGGCCCATGCGCAGGAGGCCTTCAATGCCGCCATCCAGCGGCTGGAGACGACGCTGACGGAGGTCTCGCAGCTGTCCGTCGACTGCAAGAACGCCGCGGATGAGATCTCCGACGGGAGCGAGCGATTGGCGCACGGCGCGTCGGCCCAGGCGGCGGCGGTCGAGGAGTCCTCGGCCTCGCTGCACGAACTGTCGGCGATGACCAAGTCCACGGCGGATCACGCGCGCGCCGGACGCGAACTCGCGGAAGATACGAGACACTCCGCGTCGGCCGGCGTGGAGGCGATGCGCGCCCTGAGCGAGGCGGTGACGAAGATCAAGACGAGCGCCGACGAGACGGCGAAGATCGTGCGAACGATCGACGAGATCGCCTTCCAGACGAACCTGCTGGCGCTCAACGCGGCGGTCGAAGCCGCGCGCGCGGGCGATGCCGGCAAGGGCTTCGCGGTCGTGGCGGGCGAGGTGCGCGAACTGGCCATGCGCTCGGCCGAGGCAGCGCGCACGTCGAGTGAGCTCATCGCGCTGTCGGTGAAGCAGGCCGGGCAGGGAACCTCGCTCAGCGAGGACGTGTCGGCTCGCCTGTCCGACATCGACGGACGCGTGCAGCGCGTGCGCGACGTGATCAACGAGATCGCCTCCGCCAACGAGCAGCAGGCGACCGGCGTCGCGCAGATCACGACGGCGGTGGAGCAGGTGGGACGCATTACGCAGGAAACGGCCGACACCGCCGAGCAGTCGCACCTCGTGGCCGCACGGCTGACGGGCGAGGCCGAACGGCTGGACGACGTGCTCAGCGCATTTCGACTCGGGAGCGAAGCTCCCCCCGAGTCGCGTGCGCGCAGCGCGCTCGAACCCGTGCGGGCGGTGGCCCGTGTTGGATAGTCTCCTCGATCTTTCGCACGTACGCCGCGCCCTCGTCATCGACGACGAAGGCGCGGTTCGTGGCGTTTTGCGCCGCTG
Proteins encoded in this window:
- a CDS encoding histidine kinase; this translates as MVAPSGHIPRASTPPFWAVVAGAWTFFGVMYGCVWTAAARYPESAFRWTIPTALAVAWCWALLTPLLFRLTRAVTPSRVGWVVSLASHTAAAMACAALLTALLRQSMAFLAEWSPEPYVSMLFYWFDVWLFVYASLVVVGHALTVRRRYVDRTVRAHLLEAQLSRAQLQYLELQLQPHFLFNALNAIQELAHEAPHAAERMLRRLHALLAISLERSGRDEVTLDEELAALEPYLDIQRTRFSDWLDVGVAVPPSLRRALVPHLILQPLVENAIRHGLSVRQAPGTVTVHAARADDRLILRVEDDGVGLRQAQQRDGATRREGIGLRNASERLRQLYGSSHRFELREAPTGGVTVELELPYREGEAVARTAASPMTVADAMAATDLDDPSTWRTGEYSTVFPDLEVVRPEAPPEAREAEVVPTPQWQASGSFRAARRATPEATGAFVSAEQPVLAPTPGLSWRAWSGIGALWFAMAVLWTNQMVLYSASMRPSDDYSWLGLARLQVATSIIWLALSPVVVALARRFRIDATNWMRILPLHALFGVCAGLVHTGVMQLSGLSQLPVLSPGNMNPLTGDFFVYFGLLAWSHARDFVSWYRARELEGARLSARIAGSRFQALRVQLRPQFLLATLDLLAELVHRDVPRTERLITRLADTLRLTLELGRDATSSLKQELELLQACVETHRDGIRPGVQLVANVPTSLLPLRIPSRLVCTMVDELLAADSLNPGAPLTVRVDVERVADVTRIRLKGDAAWGGRAGGSHAWWRTKSVAEAAVADAGALVSVTFPDRASAVLLVADARVASNPEAAPEWAAAVA
- a CDS encoding response regulator transcription factor codes for the protein MPIRVLVVDDEPIARRRVRRLLRLEPDVDVIDEVGSGGEAIAAIKQERPDLVLLDVQMPDVDGFGVVGALGAEHMPPTIFVTAFNEYAVRAFDVNAIDYLLKPYDPERFRSAFQRARSHLERISSAEQGRKIRALLEQVLGEDRTSAALADRPAQPMGGQAAMPRTRFLDRLMVKHDGRVFFVKVSDVDWFEASGNYVRVHTGKVSHLIRETMHHVEAQLDPSMFVRIHRAVIVNIDRIKELQPWFAGDYVVILRDGRQLKLSRTYREHLQSRMHRFA
- a CDS encoding methyl-accepting chemotaxis protein gives rise to the protein MPLPADPTARRTLLDRARIGVDRSLGLLLLLHLPVALVLATLHGTWFAALGVGAPVSLVVFWLSRVRPGTTLTRLAVSAAFMVYSAIFIHQSDGMVEAHFHVFVSLAFLLSYRDWRAPVVAAAVIAVHHVAFMVLQNSGVGVHLLPHGQCTLGIVAIHAAFVVMETAVLVWLANGLQREVMESDQLQQVAHELAAGNVEVDVQGGETAEAYRKVIVAVRSLVAEAGAVSSAAQKNDFTRRGNASLFEGSYKHVINDLNASMDAVQHAHAQAASERDDVLRFLRALQKAVDRLANCDMTARLGGKFSGDQAHAQEAFNAAIQRLETTLTEVSQLSVDCKNAADEISDGSERLAHGASAQAAAVEESSASLHELSAMTKSTADHARAGRELAEDTRHSASAGVEAMRALSEAVTKIKTSADETAKIVRTIDEIAFQTNLLALNAAVEAARAGDAGKGFAVVAGEVRELAMRSAEAARTSSELIALSVKQAGQGTSLSEDVSARLSDIDGRVQRVRDVINEIASANEQQATGVAQITTAVEQVGRITQETADTAEQSHLVAARLTGEAERLDDVLSAFRLGSEAPPESRARSALEPVRAVARVG